A stretch of Lysinibacillus agricola DNA encodes these proteins:
- the rsbW gene encoding anti-sigma B factor RsbW, translating into MKEFDYIEIRVPAKPQFVSVIRLTVSGLASRIGFNYDDIEDLKIAASEAVTNVVHHAYKDDEEGEIVIGCALYENKIEMMIADYGNSFNFEEIKSKIGPYHPEESIAGLREGGLGLYLMETLMDEVMINNDGGVTVFMTKYVAREQVKKNVERITT; encoded by the coding sequence ATGAAGGAATTTGATTATATAGAAATAAGGGTTCCTGCAAAACCGCAATTTGTCAGTGTGATTCGGTTAACGGTTTCTGGCTTAGCTAGTCGTATTGGTTTTAATTATGATGATATTGAGGACTTAAAAATCGCAGCGAGTGAGGCGGTGACGAATGTTGTACATCATGCGTATAAGGATGATGAAGAAGGCGAGATCGTCATTGGTTGCGCTTTGTATGAAAATAAAATAGAAATGATGATTGCAGATTACGGCAATAGTTTCAATTTTGAGGAGATAAAGTCGAAAATTGGTCCGTATCATCCTGAAGAAAGTATCGCGGGGCTACGCGAAGGTGGTTTAGGACTTTATTTAATGGAAACTTTGATGGATGAGGTGATGATAAATAACGATGGTGGCGTAACTGTTTTCATGACAAAGTATGTCGCTAGAGAGCAGGTGAAAAAAAATGTCGAAAGAATCACTACATAA
- the rimI gene encoding ribosomal protein S18-alanine N-acetyltransferase: protein MSSNVTYRKMVSDDVPAVYEIELATFPTPWTLDSFYYEMHENQYAHYVLAVDEYNSIIGFCGMWMVIDATQITNVAVIEAARGRGIGEELMREAMRIARQHEMEVMSLEVRVTNTVAQNLYRKLDFQDGGIRKGYYTDNGEDALVMWVNL from the coding sequence ATGAGTAGTAATGTAACGTATCGTAAAATGGTATCTGATGATGTTCCAGCAGTATATGAAATTGAGCTTGCCACATTTCCTACACCATGGACGTTAGATTCCTTTTACTATGAAATGCATGAAAATCAGTATGCACATTATGTGCTAGCTGTAGATGAATACAATAGCATTATCGGTTTTTGCGGAATGTGGATGGTTATAGATGCAACGCAAATTACGAACGTAGCCGTTATAGAGGCAGCTCGCGGCCGAGGAATTGGTGAAGAATTAATGCGAGAGGCAATGCGTATTGCTCGACAGCATGAAATGGAAGTCATGAGTTTAGAGGTGCGAGTAACGAATACAGTTGCTCAAAATCTTTATCGAAAGCTTGATTTTCAAGATGGTGGCATACGTAAAGGCTATTATACAGATAACGGGGAGGATGCCCTTGTCATGTGGGTGAATTTATGA
- a CDS encoding alanine:cation symporter family protein produces the protein MCKRYHTLQKSLSAASEVSYPAKQGFVQGFSIYIDTIVVCMVTTLMILI, from the coding sequence ATGTGTAAACGTTATCACACACTTCAAAAGAGCTTATCTGCAGCTTCTGAAGTATCCTATCCAGCTAAACAAGGATTCGTACAAGGTTTCTCGATTTACATTGATACAATTGTTGTATGTATGGTAACTACTCTAATGATTTTAATTTAA
- a CDS encoding STAS domain-containing protein, whose product MDVAIHFKELDNKLYGFIEGEIDTFTASGLREELEAVKIKEGLEIELNLSKVNYMDSTGLGIFVAFYKRALRENGKVKLVGLSNRLQRLFEITGLSDLMDIETDKKVELRK is encoded by the coding sequence ATGGACGTGGCAATACATTTTAAAGAACTTGATAATAAATTATATGGATTTATTGAAGGCGAAATAGATACTTTTACTGCTTCAGGTCTAAGAGAGGAATTAGAGGCGGTGAAAATTAAGGAAGGATTAGAAATAGAGCTTAATTTATCTAAAGTTAATTATATGGATAGTACAGGGCTAGGTATTTTTGTAGCCTTTTATAAAAGAGCATTACGTGAAAATGGTAAAGTAAAGCTTGTTGGTTTATCGAATAGATTGCAAAGATTATTTGAAATTACTGGTTTAAGCGACTTAATGGATATTGAAACTGATAAAAAGGTGGAATTAAGAAAATGA
- the sigB gene encoding RNA polymerase sigma factor SigB, with amino-acid sequence MSKESLHKSSSKEDILRWIALYQSTEDDEAQTNLVIHYRYLVESIARKYSNGTSSYDDITQVGMLGLLGAIRRFDPNFGRSFEAFAVPTIVGEIKRFLRDKTWDVHVPRRIKELGPRIKATVEALTIELQRSPSIKEIADQLEVEEEEVLEAMEMSRSYHALSMDHSIESESDGSTVTLFDITGKEDDGYEMTNKRILVSDAMSVLNEREKQIIQLTYLEQLTQKEVGERLGISQMHVSRMQRKAIKKLQEAVLTSGGVSL; translated from the coding sequence ATGTCGAAAGAATCACTACATAAATCTTCATCCAAGGAAGACATACTAAGGTGGATTGCGTTGTACCAGTCGACGGAGGATGATGAAGCTCAAACAAATTTAGTGATTCATTATCGATATTTAGTGGAGTCTATTGCACGTAAATATTCGAATGGTACATCTAGTTATGATGATATTACTCAAGTAGGTATGCTGGGGTTGCTAGGTGCAATAAGACGTTTTGACCCTAATTTTGGTCGAAGCTTTGAAGCGTTTGCTGTACCAACGATTGTTGGAGAAATTAAGCGCTTTTTACGTGATAAAACTTGGGATGTTCACGTACCAAGACGGATAAAAGAGTTAGGACCGCGTATTAAAGCAACTGTAGAAGCACTGACAATTGAGTTGCAGCGTTCTCCATCTATTAAGGAAATCGCGGATCAATTAGAAGTGGAAGAGGAAGAAGTTTTAGAGGCAATGGAGATGAGTCGTAGTTATCATGCTCTTTCTATGGATCATTCAATAGAGTCAGAGTCTGACGGTAGCACAGTAACGCTATTTGATATTACGGGTAAAGAAGATGACGGCTATGAAATGACCAACAAAAGAATACTTGTTTCTGATGCAATGAGTGTTTTAAATGAGAGAGAAAAACAAATAATTCAGCTTACATATTTAGAGCAACTCACTCAAAAAGAAGTTGGAGAACGATTAGGAATTTCTCAAATGCATGTATCTAGAATGCAAAGGAAGGCAATAAAGAAATTACAGGAAGCTGTCCTAACAAGCGGTGGGGTTTCGCTCTAA
- a CDS encoding Tex family protein — MEQKQMLQLIAKDVAIKPGQAEAVIKLLEEGNTVPFIARYRKEATGSLDEVQIKAVEDRYHYIQQLEQRKEEVIRLIQEQDKLTPELEQAIQAATVLQRVEDLYRPYKQKRRTKATIAKEKGLEPLADLLLEYRSDALEQLAMAFVDEEKVANVEDALVGARDILAERFADDAAIREKIRTYSRKDGVLVTSVKNAESDEKNVFEMYYEYEEPVNRIVPHRILAVNRGEKEEILKVAIHVPIDRVLMIMWKEWIPATGSSPAIAEVKLAIEDSYKRLIQPSIERELRNELTEKAEAQAIHIFSENLRNLLLQPPMKGKYVLGVDPAYRTGCKLAVVDETGKMLEVTAIYPHPPKPDVAKSKAIVKNILAKYPITIIAIGNGTASRETEQFIVDVLNDLETDVAYVIVNEAGASVYSASDIARAEFPDLQVEQRSAVSIARRLQDPLSELVKIEPKAVGVGQYQHDVSQKKLTESLTFIVETAVNQVGVDVNTASASLLQYVSGLSKTVAENIVKVREENGQFTTRAQLKKIPRLGAKTYEQAIGFLRVPEAKNAFDATGIHPESYSVAEQILEVAQIDKKEIGTQKAEEAIAKLDEEKLSGILDVGVVTIQDIVDTLMKPSRDPRDAFPQPLLKTDVLKMEDLQVGMELQGTVRNVVDFGAFVDIGVKQDGLVHISKLQKRRIKHPLEVVALGDIVTVWVEQIDVSKGRISLTMLPPKDQTIEA; from the coding sequence GTGGAACAAAAGCAAATGCTACAGCTTATTGCAAAGGATGTAGCTATCAAGCCAGGTCAAGCCGAGGCTGTTATCAAATTATTAGAAGAAGGAAACACCGTGCCATTCATCGCACGTTATCGAAAAGAAGCTACTGGATCCCTTGATGAGGTACAGATTAAAGCTGTAGAGGATCGTTATCACTACATACAGCAGCTTGAGCAACGCAAAGAAGAGGTTATACGATTAATTCAGGAACAAGATAAACTAACACCAGAACTAGAACAAGCTATTCAAGCGGCAACTGTATTACAACGTGTAGAGGATTTATATCGACCTTATAAACAAAAACGCCGAACAAAGGCGACGATAGCGAAAGAAAAAGGATTAGAACCTCTTGCAGATCTTCTATTAGAGTATCGTAGTGATGCTTTAGAACAGTTAGCAATGGCTTTTGTAGATGAAGAGAAAGTTGCTAACGTAGAGGATGCATTAGTTGGGGCGCGAGATATTTTAGCAGAGCGCTTTGCTGATGACGCGGCAATCCGTGAAAAAATTCGTACGTATTCCCGGAAAGATGGAGTACTCGTAACAAGTGTAAAAAACGCAGAGTCAGACGAAAAAAACGTTTTCGAAATGTATTACGAATATGAAGAGCCTGTAAATCGTATTGTCCCTCACCGTATTTTAGCTGTAAATCGTGGTGAGAAAGAAGAAATCTTAAAAGTGGCGATTCATGTACCGATAGATCGAGTATTGATGATTATGTGGAAGGAATGGATTCCTGCTACAGGCTCCTCTCCAGCCATTGCTGAAGTAAAGCTAGCGATAGAGGATTCGTACAAGCGTCTAATTCAGCCTTCTATAGAACGAGAGTTACGAAATGAACTTACAGAAAAGGCAGAGGCGCAGGCTATCCACATTTTCTCTGAGAATTTACGTAATCTTTTATTACAGCCCCCAATGAAAGGGAAGTATGTATTAGGTGTTGATCCAGCGTACCGTACAGGCTGTAAGTTAGCTGTTGTAGATGAAACAGGGAAAATGCTAGAGGTTACAGCCATTTATCCACACCCTCCAAAACCAGATGTAGCAAAATCTAAAGCAATTGTGAAAAATATTTTAGCAAAATATCCAATAACTATAATAGCTATTGGTAATGGTACTGCCTCACGAGAAACAGAACAATTTATTGTAGATGTATTGAATGACCTTGAAACTGATGTAGCCTATGTTATTGTCAATGAAGCGGGGGCATCTGTTTATTCAGCATCTGATATAGCGCGTGCAGAGTTTCCGGATTTACAGGTAGAACAGCGTAGTGCCGTTTCTATTGCACGTCGTTTGCAAGATCCGTTGTCGGAGTTAGTGAAAATTGAGCCAAAAGCAGTTGGGGTAGGTCAGTATCAGCATGATGTCTCTCAAAAGAAATTGACTGAGTCCTTAACATTTATAGTAGAAACAGCTGTTAACCAAGTTGGTGTTGATGTGAATACAGCCTCAGCTTCACTATTACAATATGTTTCCGGATTATCGAAAACAGTTGCGGAGAATATTGTGAAGGTTCGAGAGGAAAATGGACAATTTACTACACGTGCTCAACTCAAGAAAATCCCAAGACTTGGTGCCAAAACGTATGAACAAGCAATTGGTTTCTTACGTGTTCCAGAAGCAAAAAATGCATTCGATGCTACGGGCATTCACCCTGAAAGCTATAGTGTCGCAGAGCAGATTTTAGAGGTTGCACAAATTGATAAAAAAGAGATAGGGACGCAGAAGGCAGAGGAAGCCATTGCAAAACTAGATGAAGAAAAATTAAGTGGAATTTTAGATGTTGGGGTTGTCACAATACAGGATATTGTGGATACATTAATGAAACCGAGCCGCGATCCACGTGATGCATTCCCTCAGCCTCTGTTGAAAACAGATGTATTAAAGATGGAAGATTTACAAGTTGGGATGGAATTGCAAGGTACAGTGAGAAACGTAGTTGATTTCGGAGCATTTGTAGACATTGGAGTGAAGCAGGATGGGCTTGTGCACATTTCAAAATTACAAAAAAGACGTATTAAACATCCATTAGAGGTTGTAGCGCTCGGTGACATTGTGACGGTTTGGGTAGAACAAATAGATGTCAGTAAAGGACGCATTTCATTAACAATGCTTCCTCCTAAAGATCAAACTATCGAAGCGTAA
- the tsaB gene encoding tRNA (adenosine(37)-N6)-threonylcarbamoyltransferase complex dimerization subunit type 1 TsaB — MIWLGIETANAPLSIAVVRDGKVIAEIIQNIKLTHSAGAMPAIEEVLAKAGIKSSELDAIAVSEGPGSYTGVRIGATLAKTLAWTLKKPLVGISSLKTLAANAALYDGLICPIFDARRGNVYTAVYKGCELEVVMDDYHDHIDGLLERLQALETPVLFVGADVDVFWHRIEEVLGHYALRTPFSNDLPRASETVRLATKVELPSVDAVHHFVPQYKRIAEAEANWLKEQKEKAHE, encoded by the coding sequence ATGATTTGGTTAGGGATTGAAACAGCGAATGCACCGCTTTCTATTGCTGTAGTAAGGGATGGAAAAGTGATTGCAGAAATTATACAAAATATAAAATTAACACATTCGGCAGGTGCGATGCCAGCCATTGAAGAAGTACTAGCTAAGGCGGGCATAAAGTCGAGCGAGTTGGATGCGATTGCTGTATCAGAAGGGCCTGGTTCTTATACCGGTGTACGAATAGGTGCGACGCTTGCTAAAACATTAGCATGGACACTGAAAAAACCTTTAGTTGGCATATCTAGCTTAAAGACATTGGCGGCAAATGCAGCACTATACGATGGGCTTATTTGTCCTATTTTTGATGCGCGAAGAGGCAATGTCTATACGGCAGTTTATAAAGGTTGTGAGCTTGAAGTGGTTATGGATGACTACCACGATCATATTGATGGCTTATTAGAACGTTTACAGGCTTTAGAGACACCAGTTTTATTTGTTGGAGCAGATGTAGATGTTTTTTGGCATAGAATCGAAGAGGTATTAGGTCATTATGCTCTGCGTACACCGTTTAGCAATGACTTACCACGAGCAAGTGAAACTGTCCGATTAGCGACAAAAGTAGAGCTACCAAGTGTGGATGCAGTTCATCACTTTGTCCCGCAATACAAACGTATTGCAGAGGCGGAGGCGAATTGGCTAAAGGAACAAAAGGAGAAGGCGCATGAGTAG
- a CDS encoding SprT family protein has product MNNEELQNLVSRISLESFQKPFMHQAFFNSRLRSTGGRYLLQSHNIEINPKAYELYGIREVEGIVRHELCHYHLHLEGKGYQHRDKDFRELLIKVNAPRFCSVLQTPKTSQKKQRRLYTYTCVKCQQLYVRKIRMNVEKYCCSKCLGRLKLVE; this is encoded by the coding sequence ATGAACAACGAGGAACTACAAAATCTTGTTAGTCGAATATCATTAGAAAGTTTCCAGAAGCCATTTATGCATCAGGCATTTTTTAATTCAAGGTTACGATCAACAGGTGGACGTTATTTATTACAATCGCATAATATTGAAATTAATCCAAAAGCATATGAATTGTATGGTATTAGAGAAGTAGAGGGGATAGTTCGACACGAATTATGTCATTATCATTTACATTTGGAAGGTAAGGGGTATCAACATCGAGACAAAGATTTTCGAGAGTTATTAATAAAAGTGAATGCACCTCGTTTTTGCTCAGTATTACAAACCCCGAAGACTTCTCAAAAAAAACAACGTCGTCTTTATACATATACATGTGTAAAATGCCAACAATTATATGTAAGAAAAATTAGAATGAATGTGGAGAAATACTGCTGTAGCAAATGTTTAGGACGTTTGAAACTAGTGGAATAA
- the tsaE gene encoding tRNA (adenosine(37)-N6)-threonylcarbamoyltransferase complex ATPase subunit type 1 TsaE — MYEKIMNSLDDTEHFALKLANLLEAQDTITLEGDLGAGKTTFTKALAKGLGVKRTVNSPTFTIVKQYEGRLPFNHLDVYRLAESDEDLGWDELFYGDAVSVVEWAHLIEQDLPQERLGIEIYRIGENQRRFVLTPLGKRYEALCEELMK; from the coding sequence ATGTATGAAAAAATAATGAATTCACTTGACGATACTGAGCATTTTGCGTTGAAGCTAGCAAACTTACTAGAAGCCCAGGATACAATTACATTAGAGGGTGATTTGGGCGCTGGTAAGACGACATTTACGAAAGCATTAGCGAAGGGGCTTGGTGTAAAGAGAACGGTTAATAGCCCGACATTTACGATTGTAAAGCAATATGAGGGACGTTTACCATTTAATCATTTAGATGTCTATCGTTTAGCGGAAAGCGATGAAGACCTTGGATGGGACGAGCTATTTTATGGTGATGCAGTGTCTGTTGTTGAGTGGGCTCATTTAATTGAACAGGATTTACCACAGGAGCGTCTTGGAATTGAAATTTACCGAATCGGAGAAAATCAACGACGGTTTGTATTAACACCTCTTGGAAAGAGATATGAGGCATTATGTGAGGAGCTAATGAAATGA
- a CDS encoding redox-sensing transcriptional repressor Rex, which yields MKQELKIPQATTKRLPLYYRFIQNFAQEGMERISSKELSEAMKIDSATIRRDFSYFGALGKKGYGYDVQHLLKFFSQTLDQHETTKVALIGVGNLGSALLKYNFQKNHNTHIVVAFDSKAPKEGKMISNIPVFHPDLLEEKYAEYGAELAILTVSPRSAQKMADRLATMNAKGILNFTPERITVPDKMQLLTIDLSVELQALIYLIRNQEE from the coding sequence TTGAAACAAGAATTAAAAATTCCACAGGCCACTACTAAAAGACTTCCTCTTTACTATCGATTTATCCAAAACTTTGCGCAAGAAGGCATGGAACGAATTTCGTCGAAGGAACTGAGTGAAGCGATGAAAATTGATTCTGCTACCATTCGCCGTGACTTTTCTTATTTTGGTGCTCTTGGGAAAAAGGGTTATGGCTATGATGTGCAGCATCTATTAAAGTTTTTTAGTCAAACGCTTGATCAACACGAAACGACAAAAGTAGCGTTAATTGGTGTAGGAAATTTAGGTAGTGCTTTATTAAAATATAATTTCCAAAAAAATCATAATACTCATATTGTTGTGGCATTTGATTCAAAGGCACCGAAGGAAGGGAAGATGATTAGCAATATTCCTGTTTTTCATCCTGATTTATTGGAAGAAAAGTATGCAGAATATGGAGCGGAGCTTGCGATTTTAACAGTCTCACCACGCTCTGCGCAGAAAATGGCTGATAGATTAGCAACAATGAACGCAAAGGGCATTTTAAACTTTACGCCAGAGCGTATTACTGTACCAGATAAAATGCAACTATTAACAATCGATTTGTCGGTAGAATTGCAGGCACTCATATATTTAATTCGTAATCAGGAAGAGTGA
- a CDS encoding ATP-binding cassette domain-containing protein has product MIVLQVNQLYKSFLADEILSGVKLEIQHRDRVALVGRNGAGKSTLLKIIAGQMSYDSGDIIIPKGVQIGYLEQHAGLNSTLSIWDEMMTIFEPLITQEQALRSLEQQMADPAVYENPTLYAKIMSEYDHLQHNFKDAGGYQYESDTRSVLHGMQFYPDDYQKPISSLSGGQRTRLALAKLLLSKPDLLILDEPTNHLDIETLSWLESYLKGYEGAILIVSHDRYFLDQVVSIVYEVSRHRVTKYTGNYSAYLDEKAKNYERDLKLYERQQDEKAKLEEFIQKNIARASTTKMAQSRRKMLERTEWMGSPDGDEKSASFGFTIERQSGNDVLSIDDLAVGYGDKEISSGITLRTFREDRIALVGPNGVGKSTLLKTIVKDLLPLSGEIRNGTNVQIGYYDQEQAKLSSNKSVLKELWDEWPLMTEKDIRTVLGRFLFSGDDVDKIVSSLSGGEKARLALAKLMMQKANFLILDEPTNHLDLDSKEVLENALIDYPGTLLFVSHDRYFINRIATKVIELSGDGSFEYLGDYDYYLEKKQELLEIAQMKAAAQPQVQADVHEKISTSKIDKEAKKRERQIRRTLEELEGKMQQVTIEIARLEEALCDPEIFTDHEKITQLQDELATVKEQHELFEMEWLELSEELENIIL; this is encoded by the coding sequence ATGATTGTTTTACAGGTCAATCAACTATATAAATCCTTCCTTGCAGATGAAATTTTAAGTGGCGTAAAATTAGAGATTCAACATCGTGACCGCGTTGCATTAGTAGGACGTAACGGTGCTGGTAAGTCCACTTTACTTAAAATAATTGCTGGACAAATGTCATATGACTCTGGCGATATAATTATCCCTAAAGGTGTACAAATTGGATATTTAGAGCAGCATGCTGGATTAAACTCAACATTGTCGATTTGGGATGAAATGATGACAATTTTTGAGCCGCTTATTACACAAGAACAAGCACTTCGGTCATTAGAACAACAAATGGCTGACCCTGCTGTTTATGAAAATCCTACTCTATATGCCAAAATAATGTCTGAATACGATCATTTACAGCATAATTTTAAGGATGCGGGTGGCTATCAGTATGAATCTGATACACGTTCTGTTCTTCATGGCATGCAGTTTTACCCTGATGATTACCAAAAACCAATTAGTTCACTATCAGGGGGACAACGAACTCGGTTAGCACTTGCTAAGCTTCTTTTAAGTAAACCTGACCTATTAATACTCGATGAGCCCACTAACCATTTAGATATTGAAACCCTTTCTTGGTTGGAATCATATTTAAAAGGCTATGAAGGAGCTATTTTAATTGTTTCCCATGACCGCTACTTCTTAGACCAGGTTGTTTCCATTGTCTACGAAGTATCTCGTCACCGCGTCACAAAATATACAGGCAATTATAGTGCCTATTTAGATGAAAAAGCGAAAAATTACGAGCGTGATTTGAAGTTATATGAACGTCAGCAAGATGAAAAAGCTAAGCTCGAAGAATTTATTCAAAAAAATATTGCTCGTGCTTCCACTACTAAAATGGCACAAAGTCGTCGTAAAATGCTTGAACGAACAGAATGGATGGGATCTCCGGATGGCGATGAAAAATCAGCAAGCTTCGGTTTTACAATTGAACGCCAAAGTGGTAACGATGTGTTATCTATTGATGACTTGGCGGTAGGTTATGGAGATAAGGAAATATCAAGCGGTATCACATTACGCACTTTCCGTGAGGATCGCATTGCACTTGTTGGGCCAAATGGTGTTGGTAAATCAACTTTATTAAAAACTATCGTAAAAGATTTACTACCACTCTCTGGAGAGATTCGCAATGGTACAAATGTTCAAATTGGTTATTATGATCAAGAGCAGGCAAAGCTATCGAGCAATAAAAGTGTTCTAAAAGAGCTATGGGATGAATGGCCTTTAATGACTGAAAAGGATATTCGCACAGTGCTAGGGCGATTCTTATTCAGTGGAGATGATGTAGATAAAATTGTGTCGTCTTTATCTGGTGGAGAAAAAGCAAGACTTGCATTAGCTAAGTTGATGATGCAAAAGGCAAATTTCTTAATTCTCGATGAGCCTACCAACCACTTAGACTTAGATAGTAAAGAGGTACTGGAAAACGCGCTTATTGATTACCCTGGAACGCTCTTATTTGTATCGCATGACCGATATTTCATCAATCGAATCGCTACTAAAGTGATCGAGCTATCTGGCGATGGTTCCTTTGAGTACCTAGGTGACTATGATTATTACCTTGAGAAGAAGCAGGAGCTATTAGAAATTGCCCAAATGAAGGCTGCGGCTCAACCGCAAGTACAAGCTGATGTACATGAGAAGATCTCTACCTCTAAAATTGATAAAGAGGCTAAAAAAAGGGAGCGCCAAATCAGACGTACGCTTGAAGAACTAGAAGGGAAAATGCAGCAAGTAACTATTGAAATAGCTCGTTTAGAAGAAGCTCTTTGTGATCCCGAGATTTTCACAGACCACGAAAAAATTACACAGCTTCAAGATGAATTAGCAACTGTTAAGGAACAGCATGAGTTATTCGAAATGGAATGGCTTGAGCTAAGTGAAGAGCTTGAAAATATTATTTTATAA
- the tsaD gene encoding tRNA (adenosine(37)-N6)-threonylcarbamoyltransferase complex transferase subunit TsaD — MENRIILAIESSCDETAAAIIRNGSEIVSNVVASQIESHKRFGGVVPEIASRHHVEQITVVIEEALAQANMKPADLDAVAVTEGPGLVGALLIGINAAKAFAFANNLPIIGVHHIAGHIYANALVQPMEFPLLALVVSGGHTELVYMKEHGSFEVIGETRDDAAGEAYDKVARVLNLPYPGGPRIDKLAHEGDEAVTFPRVWLEEDSYDFSFSGLKSAVINYKHNMDQRGEVISPTAVAKGFQESVVEVLTAKTLRAAREYKVKQVIAAGGVAANKGLRASLEAVFAEEGIPFSVPPLKLCTDNAAMIGAVAAPMYEAGVRGNLSMNGRPGMELKSWV; from the coding sequence ATGGAAAATCGAATTATATTAGCAATAGAATCGAGCTGTGATGAAACAGCAGCAGCGATTATTCGAAATGGTTCTGAAATTGTTTCAAATGTGGTTGCTTCTCAAATAGAAAGTCATAAACGATTTGGTGGGGTTGTACCTGAAATTGCATCTCGCCATCATGTTGAGCAAATTACAGTGGTAATAGAAGAAGCATTAGCACAGGCAAATATGAAACCAGCTGATTTAGATGCGGTGGCAGTTACTGAGGGTCCTGGTCTTGTAGGTGCATTGTTAATTGGGATTAATGCAGCGAAGGCCTTTGCCTTTGCCAACAATTTACCGATTATCGGAGTACATCATATAGCTGGACATATATATGCTAATGCACTCGTGCAGCCAATGGAATTCCCATTGTTAGCCCTTGTCGTGTCAGGTGGTCATACAGAGCTAGTTTATATGAAGGAACACGGCTCTTTTGAAGTCATCGGTGAGACGCGAGATGATGCGGCTGGTGAGGCTTATGATAAGGTTGCGCGTGTCTTAAACTTACCGTATCCAGGTGGCCCGCGTATTGACAAGTTAGCACATGAGGGGGATGAGGCAGTAACCTTCCCAAGAGTGTGGTTAGAGGAAGATTCTTATGATTTTAGCTTTAGTGGCTTGAAATCAGCAGTGATTAATTATAAACATAATATGGATCAACGTGGTGAAGTAATTTCTCCGACTGCCGTTGCCAAAGGATTTCAGGAAAGCGTAGTGGAAGTGCTAACAGCAAAAACATTACGAGCAGCACGTGAATATAAAGTAAAACAGGTTATTGCAGCTGGAGGCGTAGCGGCTAATAAAGGCTTGCGCGCATCACTTGAGGCGGTATTTGCTGAAGAAGGTATACCGTTTTCCGTGCCACCATTAAAGCTGTGTACAGACAATGCTGCTATGATAGGTGCAGTAGCAGCACCTATGTATGAAGCAGGTGTTCGCGGTAATTTATCAATGAATGGTCGCCCTGGAATGGAGTTAAAGTCTTGGGTTTAA